The Bacteroidota bacterium genome includes a region encoding these proteins:
- a CDS encoding DUF2971 domain-containing protein produces MRFDSQLEESFYRRFTELNLKFITSKKAYDIRLTRPIKRNVPYDFSIEISNRTIAIIELKSRQFIDVYDYSKIEKYASQNNIRLVILSDGETFIITDRRNPNTKGTVSFNEFVEILNSKEEIDVNKLKQEIADKIKGIITNSNFQFLKEQLDGLLNQISNGIDFNEIDQSFSFRNPTDINNIENRIFRLLLKEDKQLTKIYRYTTLNTIYSMLNYNSFRMNCLVGMNDTTEVNYAENYITGTNRDYTQAPWQSIDAYNRRFISSCSLKEDDLTQWRLYADDSKGVCLVFSVDEKLLNTKFVLKRISYGEKDGNHPELDFIKQIIATLKDELNIDFEFKTLTTWRHFFKPFDYTVEAEVRLLFVLHDEDVKKGWLLTSSHSILNPYVEFKLNDDGLPVQLTEIVLGPKCPEKEINQKQFEQIIRELRRKKKKKTINNKEQEGDEYNIPKLSVSISKIKNYR; encoded by the coding sequence ATGAGATTTGATTCACAATTAGAAGAAAGTTTTTACAGACGCTTTACTGAACTCAATTTAAAGTTCATTACAAGTAAAAAGGCTTATGATATCAGGTTAACAAGGCCTATAAAAAGGAATGTGCCTTATGACTTCTCGATTGAAATATCAAATAGGACAATAGCCATTATTGAACTTAAGAGCCGTCAATTTATTGATGTATACGATTATTCTAAAATTGAAAAATACGCTTCTCAAAATAACATACGATTAGTAATTTTAAGTGATGGCGAAACATTCATTATAACAGACCGTAGGAATCCTAATACTAAAGGGACCGTAAGTTTTAATGAATTTGTTGAAATCCTTAATAGTAAAGAGGAAATTGATGTAAATAAACTAAAACAAGAAATAGCAGACAAAATAAAAGGCATAATCACGAATAGTAATTTTCAGTTTTTAAAAGAGCAATTAGATGGTCTACTTAATCAAATTTCCAATGGAATTGACTTTAACGAAATAGATCAAAGTTTTTCATTCAGAAATCCAACTGATATAAACAATATTGAAAACAGAATATTTCGACTGCTATTAAAAGAAGATAAACAACTTACAAAAATCTATCGTTACACAACATTAAATACAATTTACTCAATGCTTAATTACAATTCATTTCGTATGAATTGTCTTGTAGGCATGAATGATACGACAGAAGTAAATTATGCTGAGAATTATATCACTGGAACTAATCGTGATTATACTCAAGCCCCTTGGCAATCAATAGATGCATATAACAGAAGATTTATCTCTTCATGCTCTCTAAAAGAAGACGATTTGACACAATGGAGACTTTATGCTGACGACTCAAAAGGCGTGTGCCTTGTATTTAGTGTTGATGAAAAATTACTTAACACCAAGTTTGTCCTTAAAAGAATAAGCTATGGCGAAAAAGATGGAAACCATCCTGAATTAGATTTTATAAAACAAATAATAGCTACTTTAAAAGACGAATTAAATATTGATTTTGAGTTTAAAACATTGACAACTTGGCGACATTTTTTCAAACCATTTGATTATACCGTAGAAGCTGAAGTTCGTTTGCTTTTTGTTTTACATGACGAAGACGTGAAAAAAGGATGGTTATTAACTAGCAGCCACAGCATTTTAAACCCGTATGTTGAATTTAAACTTAATGATGATGGGCTTCCAGTTCAATTAACCGAAATTGTTCTTGGTCCTAAATGCCCGGAAAAGGAAATCAATCAAAAGCAGTTTGAGCAAATAATTAGAGAATTGAGACGCAAAAAGAAAAAGAAAACTATAAACAACAAAGAACAAGAAGGTGATGAATACAATATTCCAAAACTTTCTGTGTCAATCAGCAAAATAAAAAACTACAGATAG
- a CDS encoding DUF262 domain-containing protein, translating to MAKWNTISLKEVIKEISSGRIVLPVIQRELVWETEKMTALFETVLKGESFGGIMTVVDPAAREPLFEFRKFISHYQQGQIIESKKVVKLEEETTYVIDGQQRLSAFYIGIKGEYNNESLFVDLFSEHEHRNYNFEFSKEIGKLPKQVDNYNGTLKLNPLWYKVSDLYTRFEDGGYDHKNFCDDFCFELDENMLAEQKKRVEDNLYKIQVAFFNNPIVGLCGVPINRNQSIIQNRLNIVHLFQKLNQGGTILSGLELMRSVLKAYSAENEAFLNDVKNKYTDIGFNQDEIIKFVFLLQDDHTKDITDIDQADSDFITQKEKRIKASLDGTRCFLKHANLYEYFISGKQSSIPLPFIAYHLYHTTQIAEENLSGYFDNSETFNPNFVPIRKWFILSILNHAFQRGNGWNPNTTGRKKILQVLKKNKGKTFPTNQIFDLYKSHPLHDFDDKINETWDWLNWYDRSLVIFLLYGKPTNFRQNDVDHIHPKSILVSKGIEWNKINLLGNFQYLYFSDNRSKQAEEFGDWLKDAFGTNEKKLNEYLELHSIPVNKENWYTDKFEEFIEERRKLIFEKINKLI from the coding sequence ATGGCAAAGTGGAATACAATATCTCTCAAAGAAGTTATTAAAGAAATTAGCAGCGGTAGAATCGTTTTACCTGTAATCCAAAGAGAATTGGTTTGGGAAACTGAAAAGATGACAGCACTTTTTGAAACAGTATTAAAGGGAGAATCCTTTGGTGGCATAATGACTGTAGTCGATCCAGCTGCTAGAGAACCATTATTTGAGTTTAGAAAATTTATAAGTCATTACCAGCAAGGCCAAATAATTGAGTCAAAAAAAGTAGTTAAACTTGAAGAGGAAACTACATATGTAATAGATGGTCAGCAACGACTTTCAGCATTTTATATTGGCATCAAAGGTGAATACAACAATGAATCATTATTTGTTGATTTATTCAGTGAACATGAACATAGAAACTATAATTTTGAATTTTCTAAAGAAATTGGGAAATTACCGAAACAGGTAGATAATTATAATGGCACATTGAAACTTAACCCACTATGGTATAAGGTCTCAGATTTATATACAAGGTTCGAAGATGGTGGATACGACCACAAAAATTTTTGTGATGATTTCTGCTTTGAACTAGATGAAAATATGTTGGCAGAACAAAAGAAACGAGTTGAAGATAATTTATATAAAATACAAGTTGCATTCTTTAACAACCCTATAGTTGGGCTTTGCGGTGTTCCTATTAACAGAAATCAAAGTATTATTCAAAACCGGTTGAATATTGTTCATCTTTTTCAGAAGTTAAACCAAGGCGGCACGATTCTTAGCGGCTTGGAGTTGATGCGATCTGTTCTAAAAGCATATAGTGCTGAAAACGAAGCGTTCCTTAATGATGTAAAAAATAAATATACTGATATTGGCTTTAATCAAGACGAGATCATAAAGTTTGTTTTCTTATTACAAGACGATCACACCAAAGATATTACAGATATAGATCAGGCGGACTCTGATTTTATTACACAAAAAGAAAAAAGAATAAAGGCCTCACTTGACGGCACAAGATGCTTTCTAAAACATGCAAACTTATATGAATACTTTATTTCAGGTAAACAAAGTTCTATACCGCTTCCTTTCATTGCTTACCATCTATATCATACTACTCAAATTGCAGAAGAAAATTTATCCGGTTATTTTGATAATAGCGAAACCTTCAATCCAAATTTTGTTCCAATCAGAAAGTGGTTTATTTTATCAATTTTAAACCATGCATTTCAAAGAGGGAATGGATGGAATCCAAATACAACTGGCAGGAAAAAGATATTGCAAGTTTTGAAGAAAAATAAGGGTAAAACATTCCCTACAAACCAAATCTTTGACCTTTATAAGAGTCATCCACTGCATGATTTTGATGACAAGATTAATGAAACATGGGATTGGCTAAATTGGTACGATAGAAGCCTTGTTATCTTTCTACTTTATGGTAAACCTACGAACTTTAGGCAGAATGATGTGGACCATATTCATCCAAAGTCGATTCTTGTTAGCAAAGGTATTGAATGGAATAAAATAAACCTGTTAGGAAATTTTCAATACTTGTATTTTTCCGATAACAGGTCAAAACAAGCAGAGGAATTTGGTGATTGGCTAAAAGATGCCTTTGGAACTAATGAAAAAAAATTAAATGAATATTTAGAATTGCATAGCATCCCTGTTAATAAAGAAAATTGGTATACGGATAAATTTGAGGAATTTATTGAAGAAAGAAGAAAGTTAATATTTGAAAAAATTAACAAATTAATTTAA
- a CDS encoding type I restriction endonuclease subunit R, whose amino-acid sequence MSGTREIHFEDTVFEYLSSSNLYSIRKSTDFNLEHVLDMSLLEQFIIDTQPDIWKKLEKEFPTNAIEAVANEFAKLRDKRGILNLIREGFVLQGATIKLVAFKPSSGLNPEHLKKYEANRFSIVRQVHYSTALPDNSLDLVISINGIPIITLELKNEFTGQNVTHAVEQYSKRRDPKDPFLKSCMVHFAVDNNTALMTTKLENGNTRFLPFNRDTKNPIIENKFASSYLWEEVLQADSLLEILNNYIFYEEDDKTKEKTTIFPRYHQRDCVRELLADVKQKGAGENYLIQHSAGSGKSKTIAWLAHQLSNLFGGNQEPIFDSIIVITDRIVLDKQLQKQIKQFEKINGTVRTITKGSKQLIKALTEGDKIIISTLQKFGYIGDIAKLKGRRFAIIVDEAHSSQSGENVKDLKLSLTTDEALKEIIGHDDENAEPKDTVEVELEKIMASRQKLKHLSFFAFTATPKQKTLELFGIPDKTRKANFRAFHEYTMRQAIEEGFILNVLDNYITKSSYFELVENENAEDEKKFEKLKAKRLLLKEVNKHPFAISSKSHIMLNHFMEKTIHKIGGKAKAMVVTSSRAHAVLYKIEFDKIITEMGLNIQTLVAFSGKVEIALDKYSEENMNGPNVKDIAEEFKKPGYKILIVANKFQTGFDQPLLHTMYVDKALGGVATVQTLSRLNRTIKGKQDTFIIDFVNAHEDIQKDFQDYYQTTILDKETNKQKLYNLKYEIEKADVFTKDEVTHFIEMFIRKKVKSEVLSPFFQKIVDEKYVILSVDDKDKFRKDLNKYVRQYSFISQIITFIDTDLEKFYLFTKLLFKYLPYEKESLPLEVIQMVDMEKFKIQEEENGSIMLNPIDATLENIQSDGHRIKPPETIEVLEKIVQEINDTYAIDLGDDDKVVKEMYASLKTDEALMASLRANNIEDVKRMKLRESIDKALLKNAEPPIEFMNRLSKDKGLANYVVGQFFHLLMQDLKDSNIKIHSIKNDDFSVAAEE is encoded by the coding sequence ATGAGCGGCACAAGAGAAATACATTTTGAAGATACGGTATTCGAATACCTTTCATCAAGTAATCTATATAGTATACGCAAAAGCACCGACTTTAATCTAGAGCATGTGCTTGATATGTCACTATTGGAGCAATTTATAATAGATACACAGCCGGATATTTGGAAAAAATTGGAAAAAGAATTTCCAACCAATGCCATTGAAGCAGTTGCCAATGAATTTGCGAAACTTAGGGATAAAAGAGGGATACTTAATTTAATTCGTGAGGGCTTCGTATTACAAGGCGCGACCATTAAACTCGTTGCATTTAAACCATCCTCAGGCTTAAACCCGGAGCATTTAAAAAAATATGAAGCCAATCGCTTCTCAATCGTTCGTCAGGTTCATTACAGCACCGCCCTGCCGGATAATAGTTTAGATTTGGTCATCAGCATAAACGGTATTCCCATCATCACGTTAGAACTAAAAAATGAATTTACCGGACAAAACGTAACTCATGCTGTAGAACAATATAGCAAACGGAGAGACCCCAAAGATCCTTTTCTAAAAAGCTGCATGGTTCATTTTGCAGTAGATAACAACACCGCTCTGATGACTACAAAATTAGAAAACGGCAATACTCGCTTTCTACCTTTCAACCGAGATACTAAAAACCCAATAATAGAAAACAAGTTCGCAAGTAGTTATTTGTGGGAGGAAGTGCTACAAGCGGATAGCCTGTTAGAAATACTTAACAACTACATTTTTTATGAAGAAGATGACAAAACAAAGGAGAAGACTACAATATTCCCCCGCTACCACCAAAGAGATTGTGTTCGGGAGCTATTAGCAGATGTAAAGCAAAAAGGGGCAGGTGAAAATTACCTTATTCAACACAGTGCAGGTAGTGGAAAAAGTAAAACTATTGCATGGTTGGCTCATCAATTATCAAATTTATTCGGAGGAAATCAGGAGCCGATTTTCGATAGTATCATAGTGATTACAGACCGGATCGTTTTAGATAAGCAATTGCAAAAACAAATTAAACAATTTGAGAAGATAAACGGAACAGTTAGAACCATTACTAAAGGAAGTAAACAATTAATTAAAGCGTTAACAGAAGGTGATAAAATAATAATCAGTACACTTCAAAAATTTGGCTACATTGGCGATATAGCCAAGTTAAAAGGTCGGCGCTTTGCAATTATTGTAGATGAAGCCCACAGCAGTCAAAGCGGTGAAAATGTGAAGGATTTAAAATTAAGCCTTACAACTGATGAAGCCCTGAAAGAAATCATTGGCCATGATGATGAAAACGCCGAACCTAAAGATACCGTTGAGGTTGAATTGGAGAAAATCATGGCAAGTCGTCAAAAATTGAAGCATCTTTCATTCTTTGCCTTTACTGCTACGCCAAAACAAAAAACGCTAGAATTATTTGGCATTCCTGATAAAACCCGGAAAGCTAATTTCAGGGCTTTCCACGAATACACTATGCGCCAAGCCATTGAAGAAGGCTTTATTTTAAATGTATTAGATAATTACATTACAAAAAGTTCTTATTTTGAATTGGTAGAAAATGAAAACGCAGAAGATGAGAAAAAATTTGAGAAGCTAAAAGCCAAGCGCCTACTTTTGAAAGAGGTTAATAAACACCCGTTTGCGATTTCCTCTAAAAGTCATATTATGTTAAATCATTTTATGGAAAAAACCATTCATAAAATTGGTGGAAAAGCCAAAGCTATGGTGGTAACAAGTTCGAGAGCCCATGCAGTGCTATACAAAATTGAATTTGATAAAATAATAACAGAGATGGGCCTAAATATACAAACGCTTGTGGCGTTCTCCGGAAAGGTTGAAATTGCGCTTGACAAATACTCCGAAGAAAACATGAATGGGCCTAATGTAAAAGACATAGCAGAAGAATTTAAAAAACCCGGCTATAAAATATTAATAGTCGCTAATAAATTTCAAACAGGTTTTGATCAGCCACTTCTGCATACCATGTATGTTGATAAAGCATTAGGCGGTGTTGCAACAGTTCAAACTTTAAGCAGATTAAACAGAACCATAAAAGGTAAGCAGGACACTTTTATAATTGACTTTGTAAATGCACATGAGGATATTCAAAAGGATTTCCAAGATTATTACCAAACAACTATCCTCGATAAAGAAACCAACAAACAAAAGTTATACAATTTAAAATATGAAATTGAAAAGGCCGATGTATTTACAAAAGATGAAGTAACACATTTTATTGAAATGTTTATTCGTAAGAAGGTGAAATCAGAGGTGCTTTCGCCCTTTTTTCAAAAGATAGTTGATGAAAAGTATGTTATACTTTCAGTGGATGATAAGGACAAATTTAGAAAAGACTTAAATAAATACGTCCGGCAATATTCCTTTATTTCCCAAATAATCACATTTATTGACACCGATCTTGAAAAGTTCTATTTGTTTACAAAATTACTCTTCAAATACCTACCGTACGAAAAAGAATCATTGCCATTAGAGGTTATACAAATGGTTGATATGGAAAAATTCAAAATTCAGGAGGAAGAAAATGGAAGTATCATGCTTAACCCGATAGATGCAACACTTGAAAATATTCAAAGCGATGGCCATAGAATCAAACCGCCGGAAACAATAGAAGTATTAGAAAAAATCGTGCAAGAAATTAATGATACCTATGCTATTGATTTAGGTGATGATGATAAGGTAGTTAAAGAAATGTATGCCTCACTCAAAACAGATGAGGCATTAATGGCGAGTTTACGGGCCAACAACATCGAGGATGTCAAAAGAATGAAATTGAGGGAAAGTATTGATAAGGCATTACTTAAAAACGCTGAACCTCCTATTGAGTTCATGAACCGGTTGTCCAAAGATAAAGGGTTGGCAAATTATGTTGTTGGTCAATTTTTTCATTTACTAATGCAAGACCTCAAAGACTCTAATATAAAAATTCATTCGATAAAAAATGATGATTTTTCGGTTGCGGCGGAGGAATGA
- a CDS encoding toll/interleukin-1 receptor domain-containing protein, with amino-acid sequence MIPTVFISYSHDNAEHTEWILSLSKDLLENGVDVILDQYELSAGKEMTFFMERAVLADKILIILTPEYNSKATNRKGGVGFEYSIISQEYYDHGTSENKIIPVLRSGDKEQSCPTYLKTRIFHDMRVDEKYETKFFELIRIILDRPLIEKPLLGKLPNLDGNTLPDLETKLNDLKLKELHTQKKNKIIANDEGWKLFINCGQEILKNLNESLQKYQSAFNIKFFIKFEPNEYILFTTGEFTYLVKMKNRFAHSANGATLHLNFFKGPIGFDERFWDYTEKIVNLYLTEYKFDLDENLEPVFIMKENSKVRLYPIEIPQKALRDLLFKEIELRESRL; translated from the coding sequence ATGATCCCAACAGTATTCATTTCCTATTCTCATGATAACGCTGAACATACTGAATGGATTTTAAGCCTTTCCAAGGATTTACTTGAAAATGGAGTTGATGTTATTCTTGACCAATATGAATTGAGTGCTGGGAAGGAGATGACCTTTTTTATGGAGCGAGCGGTACTAGCAGACAAGATACTAATTATTTTGACCCCGGAATACAATTCAAAAGCTACAAATCGAAAAGGTGGAGTTGGTTTCGAGTATTCAATCATTTCGCAGGAATATTATGACCACGGTACATCCGAAAATAAAATAATTCCAGTGCTTCGCAGTGGCGATAAAGAACAAAGCTGCCCGACCTATTTAAAAACCAGGATTTTTCATGATATGAGAGTGGATGAAAAATATGAAACCAAATTTTTTGAATTGATTCGAATTATCTTGGATAGACCACTCATTGAAAAACCATTATTAGGCAAGCTGCCGAATTTAGACGGTAATACTTTACCGGATTTAGAAACAAAACTAAACGATCTTAAATTAAAAGAATTACATACCCAAAAAAAGAATAAAATAATTGCTAATGATGAAGGTTGGAAATTATTTATTAACTGCGGTCAGGAAATTCTCAAAAACCTTAATGAATCATTGCAAAAATATCAATCAGCTTTTAACATTAAATTTTTTATCAAATTTGAACCTAATGAATACATTTTATTTACAACCGGAGAGTTTACCTATTTAGTAAAAATGAAAAATCGATTTGCCCATTCGGCAAATGGTGCTACTTTACATTTGAATTTTTTCAAAGGCCCTATTGGATTCGATGAAAGATTTTGGGATTACACAGAAAAGATTGTCAATCTATATTTAACCGAATACAAATTTGACTTAGACGAAAATCTAGAACCTGTTTTTATAATGAAAGAAAATTCAAAAGTTCGATTATATCCGATTGAGATACCTCAGAAGGCTCTTCGAGATTTACTTTTTAAAGAAATTGAATTAAGAGAGTCCCGATTATAA
- the floA gene encoding flotillin-like protein FloA (flotillin-like protein involved in membrane lipid rafts), with translation MDSQQAVLILVIVVGLAVLIFFLIFMRLFGLWLSAQLAGVRISLLQMILMRWRRVDPRAIVDNMVTAHKAGIPLTRDQLEAHFLAGGNIKRVVNALVSADKANIPLDFKAATAIDLAGRDVFEAVQLSVNPKVIESPPVTAVAKNGIQLIARVKVTVRANIQKLVGGAGEETILARVGEGIVTTIGSSENHKAVMENPDNISKTVLAKGLDSGTAFEILSIDIADIDIGKNIGAELQMDQANADKNIAQAKAEERRAMAVALEQEMKAKAQEARAKVIEAEAEIPRAIAEAFRSGNLGIMDYYKLRNLQADTEMRDSLSKGQIKKDEK, from the coding sequence ATGGATTCACAACAAGCAGTATTAATACTTGTAATAGTCGTAGGACTAGCGGTATTAATTTTCTTTTTAATATTTATGCGACTGTTCGGATTGTGGCTCTCAGCCCAGCTTGCAGGGGTTCGTATAAGTTTATTGCAGATGATATTGATGCGCTGGCGTCGTGTTGATCCGCGGGCAATTGTGGATAATATGGTTACTGCGCATAAAGCAGGTATACCTCTTACACGCGATCAGTTGGAGGCTCACTTTTTAGCCGGTGGAAACATCAAACGCGTGGTAAATGCTTTGGTGAGTGCCGATAAAGCGAATATTCCACTCGATTTTAAAGCTGCAACTGCAATTGACCTTGCGGGTAGAGATGTATTTGAAGCGGTGCAACTGAGTGTTAATCCAAAAGTAATTGAATCACCTCCGGTAACAGCTGTTGCTAAAAACGGTATTCAGCTGATCGCCAGAGTAAAGGTTACCGTTCGTGCCAACATCCAGAAATTAGTGGGTGGAGCAGGAGAGGAGACCATTTTAGCGCGTGTTGGGGAAGGTATTGTAACTACTATCGGTTCTTCCGAAAACCACAAGGCGGTAATGGAAAATCCGGATAATATCTCTAAAACGGTATTGGCCAAAGGCTTGGATAGCGGAACTGCATTCGAGATCTTATCAATCGATATTGCAGATATTGACATTGGAAAGAACATTGGTGCCGAACTCCAGATGGATCAGGCAAATGCCGATAAAAACATCGCTCAGGCGAAGGCCGAAGAACGTCGCGCCATGGCAGTAGCCCTTGAGCAGGAAATGAAAGCAAAGGCCCAGGAAGCCCGTGCAAAGGTGATAGAAGCAGAAGCCGAAATACCCCGCGCTATCGCTGAAGCCTTCAGAAGCGGCAATTTAGGCATCATGGACTACTACAAACTCCGAAACCTACAAGCCGACACCGAAATGCGCGACAGCTTAAGCAAAGGACAAATTAAGAAAGACGAGAAATAA
- a CDS encoding DUF983 domain-containing protein codes for MAKKISRFGSVVRLKCPKCRETDLFVNKNPYNFNEMAKMYKTCSVCGQRFEPETGFYYGAMYLSYAIGVFSSLILFSVFNFVLGISTTWAFVMVAVIWIGISPYLFRFSRSLWLNLYVNNHRDL; via the coding sequence ATGGCTAAGAAAATTTCGCGGTTCGGATCTGTTGTGCGATTGAAATGTCCGAAGTGCAGGGAAACAGATCTCTTCGTAAATAAAAACCCCTATAATTTTAATGAAATGGCAAAAATGTATAAGACCTGCAGTGTTTGCGGACAGCGTTTTGAGCCGGAAACAGGTTTTTATTATGGAGCCATGTATCTGAGTTATGCAATAGGTGTTTTCTCCAGTCTTATACTCTTCAGTGTTTTTAATTTTGTTTTAGGCATTTCCACCACGTGGGCCTTTGTAATGGTTGCAGTTATCTGGATCGGAATCTCGCCTTATCTTTTTCGGTTTTCAAGATCGCTTTGGTTGAATTTATACGTAAATAATCATCGTGACCTGTAG
- the dacB gene encoding D-alanyl-D-alanine carboxypeptidase/D-alanyl-D-alanine-endopeptidase: protein MKKLFFYILLIISGFPLFAQLKIDSIGLNRLNGGLKALSLDKDLVHASWGFCLLDPKTGKTIAEFDSEKSLVPASSMKVVTTISTLNLVGEKYRYKTAIEYDGTISKDSILTGNLYVRGSGDPTLGNDRLDSTLRFDSLFSIWALMIKNKGIKEITGNIIADASVFEDYATPGSWNWDDIGQYYGAGPYGLNVFENSYTLYYSSTSSKSKIDSIFPEIEGLTVWNDVTVGGSGDEAFIYGAPDNYYRYVVGTIPANRKAYTVDGSMPDPPLFLALELKKALINYGVKVNKQATTVYAMKREKLEVNTIRKLLFQYTSPPLSEIIYHTNQKSNNLYAETLLKTTGKVILNDGSTSSGIKAVENYWTGKGINLIGFNMEDGSGLSRLNVITTEQMCKMLNYELNQPEFSVFKRSLPIAGQTGTLKTIGANTSADGKIFAKSGSMYKVRSYSGYVKTKNGDLLPFCIIINNYTCGSAEIKSKLEKLMVWMAGL from the coding sequence ATGAAAAAACTATTTTTTTATATATTATTAATTATATCCGGTTTTCCTTTATTTGCTCAATTAAAGATCGATAGCATTGGGCTAAACCGACTCAATGGAGGATTAAAAGCATTATCGCTCGACAAAGATCTTGTGCATGCAAGTTGGGGATTTTGTTTGTTGGATCCTAAAACGGGTAAGACAATTGCGGAATTCGATTCCGAAAAAAGTTTGGTGCCCGCATCGAGTATGAAAGTGGTGACCACTATTTCTACTTTAAATCTTGTTGGAGAAAAATACAGATATAAAACTGCTATCGAATATGACGGAACAATTTCGAAGGACAGTATTTTAACGGGCAATTTATATGTGCGTGGATCCGGTGATCCAACATTGGGGAACGACAGGTTAGATTCCACATTGCGATTTGATTCTTTATTTTCTATCTGGGCACTTATGATCAAAAATAAAGGCATTAAAGAAATTACAGGAAATATAATTGCAGATGCAAGTGTATTCGAAGATTATGCAACACCAGGTAGTTGGAACTGGGATGATATAGGGCAATATTATGGTGCGGGACCTTACGGATTAAATGTATTTGAAAATTCTTATACCTTATATTATTCTTCCACCAGTAGTAAATCAAAAATTGACAGCATATTTCCTGAAATAGAGGGATTAACAGTGTGGAATGATGTAACGGTAGGAGGGAGTGGAGATGAAGCATTTATTTACGGTGCACCTGATAATTATTATAGATATGTGGTAGGCACTATTCCCGCAAACAGAAAAGCATATACCGTTGATGGATCCATGCCTGATCCTCCATTATTTTTAGCACTTGAATTAAAAAAAGCGTTAATCAACTATGGGGTAAAAGTAAACAAACAAGCCACCACAGTTTATGCAATGAAAAGGGAAAAATTGGAAGTGAATACTATTCGTAAATTGTTATTTCAATATACCTCTCCACCCTTAAGTGAAATTATTTATCATACCAATCAGAAAAGCAATAATTTATACGCAGAGACATTATTAAAAACCACAGGTAAAGTTATTTTAAATGATGGAAGCACTTCATCCGGAATAAAAGCAGTGGAAAATTATTGGACAGGAAAAGGAATAAATCTTATCGGATTTAATATGGAGGATGGAAGTGGCTTATCGCGATTAAATGTGATAACAACTGAACAAATGTGCAAAATGTTGAACTACGAATTAAATCAACCTGAATTTTCAGTATTCAAAAGATCGTTACCCATTGCAGGCCAAACAGGCACCCTGAAAACTATTGGTGCAAATACTTCAGCCGATGGAAAAATTTTCGCAAAAAGTGGTTCCATGTATAAGGTGCGTTCCTATTCCGGTTACGTAAAAACAAAAAACGGTGACCTGCTACCATTTTGCATCATAATAAATAACTACACCTGCGGCAGCGCAGAAATAAAATCAAAATTGGAGAAATTGATGGTGTGGATGGCGGGGCTTTGA
- the dapB gene encoding 4-hydroxy-tetrahydrodipicolinate reductase, with protein sequence MKIVLIGYGKMGKAIEEIVNADKNLDIVLIIDKDNVNELTKENLQKADVAIEFTTPKTAVQNIHTCVDAGIPVVVGTTGWYDNLEAVTEYVLANNGSIVHATNFSIGVNIFFEINKILAEIMREQPQYDVAIEETHHTQKLDAPSGTAITLAERILSKLKTKNSWVNNKTSIKEELEIISHRIENVPGTHEVIYSSEADEIKLIHTANSRKGFAEGAILAAKWIKDKKGIFTMKDVLGI encoded by the coding sequence ATGAAAATTGTTTTGATCGGATATGGTAAAATGGGTAAGGCAATTGAGGAGATTGTTAATGCAGATAAAAATTTGGACATTGTCCTAATTATTGATAAAGACAATGTAAACGAACTCACCAAAGAAAATTTACAAAAGGCGGATGTAGCGATTGAATTTACAACACCAAAAACCGCTGTGCAGAATATCCACACCTGCGTGGATGCCGGCATTCCTGTAGTAGTAGGCACAACAGGCTGGTACGACAATCTGGAAGCAGTAACAGAATATGTTCTTGCAAATAACGGGTCCATTGTGCATGCGACGAATTTTAGTATTGGTGTAAATATTTTCTTCGAGATAAATAAAATACTTGCAGAAATAATGCGTGAACAACCGCAATATGATGTTGCTATTGAAGAAACACATCATACACAAAAATTGGATGCTCCGAGCGGAACTGCTATCACACTGGCAGAACGAATATTGAGCAAATTAAAAACTAAAAATAGTTGGGTAAATAATAAAACCTCGATAAAGGAAGAGCTCGAAATAATTTCCCACCGGATTGAAAATGTTCCGGGAACACATGAAGTTATTTATTCTTCTGAGGCAGATGAAATTAAATTAATTCACACTGCAAACTCGCGCAAGGGTTTTGCAGAAGGTGCAATACTTGCGGCAAAATGGATAAAGGATAAAAAAGGCATTTTTACAATGAAGGATGTTTTAGGGATTTAA